The following are encoded together in the Streptomyces tsukubensis genome:
- a CDS encoding response regulator transcription factor translates to MTSVLVCDDSPLAREALRRAVATVPGVERVTTAANGEEVLRRWGADRSDLILMDVRMPGLGGVETVRRLLSADPGARIIMLTVAEDLDGVALAVAAGARGYLHKDASRAELRATVTQALADPTWRLAPRRLRSAEMGAAPTLTAREIQVLEGMSHGRSNAEIGRELFLSEDTVKTHARRLFKKLGASDRAHAVALGFRWGLVR, encoded by the coding sequence ATGACATCCGTCCTCGTCTGCGACGACTCCCCGCTTGCCCGAGAGGCGCTCCGCCGCGCGGTGGCGACCGTGCCCGGTGTTGAGCGCGTGACGACGGCGGCCAACGGCGAGGAAGTCCTCCGCCGCTGGGGTGCCGACCGCTCGGACCTGATTCTGATGGACGTACGCATGCCCGGTCTCGGGGGGGTGGAGACCGTACGCAGGCTGCTCTCCGCCGACCCCGGCGCGCGGATCATCATGCTCACCGTCGCCGAGGACCTGGACGGGGTGGCCCTCGCGGTCGCCGCCGGTGCCAGGGGCTATCTGCACAAGGACGCCTCGCGCGCCGAACTGCGGGCGACGGTCACCCAGGCTCTCGCCGATCCGACGTGGCGGCTCGCGCCGCGCAGGCTCCGCTCCGCCGAGATGGGCGCCGCTCCCACGCTCACCGCGCGGGAGATCCAGGTGCTCGAAGGCATGAGCCACGGCCGGTCCAACGCCGAGATCGGACGTGAGTTGTTTCTCTCCGAGGACACCGTCAAGACCCACGCCAGACGCCTCTTCAAGAAACTCGGCGCCTCCGACCGCGCGCACGCAGTGGCGCTCGGATTCCGCTGGGGACTGGTGCGGTAG